From a single Botrytis cinerea B05.10 chromosome 16, complete sequence genomic region:
- the Bcmss1 gene encoding Bcmss1, which produces MLRSVPSRSRHLRRNVIYRRLNIVASRRVFISTARPAISSKFPGQSRNLRSLLHTRSESKNEFLDDTIYALSTAPGRAGIAIIRISGSACLDIYQSLCPSKSIPRPRYAAVRTLYEPANSIPNILDSDALVLYFPAPNTVTGEDVLELHVHGGSATVKAVLSTISQCTSAAKIRYAEPGEFTRRAFQNDRLDLAQVEALSDTLSAETEQQRRAAVRGNSGKLGRTYEAWREQLLYARGELEALIDFSEDQHFDESPAELLSNVTAQVETMLELIAAHESASHRGELLKKGIRIALLGPPNAGKSSLLNQIVGREASIVSQEAGTTRDIVEVGLDIRGYLCTFADTAGLRTQASQIGSGNNDSIIGDIEREGIRRAKSKANESDLIVALASIEWSDIRNGWEIRYDQETFEIAARASKFMIVINKSDSVTPEILSELINDFKESQKGKFDQYPVPLMSISCKDAQGLTNKGSIGHFVDEMVSVFSNMTSLPTELVDLLGVTERQRQLLTACSAHLLDFMNEAQEHVDHDQEADIVLAAEHLRSAANCLSRITGRGEAGDVEEVLGVVFEKFCVGK; this is translated from the exons ATGCTTCGAAGTGTACCTTCAAGGTCCAGGCACTTACGGCGCAATGTCATCTATCGCAGACTTAATATAGTTGCCAGTCGGAGGGTTTTTATTTCAACAGCTCGACCTGccatttcttccaaattCCCTGGACAATCTAGAAATCTAAGAAGCCTTTTACACACAAGATCGGAGAGCAAAAATGAATTTCTAGACGATACAATATATGCGCTTTCCACGGCGCCTGGCAGAGCCGGGATAGCTATCATACGTATATCTGGCTCCGCATGCCTCGAT ATCTATCAAAGCTTGTGTCCGTCTAAATCAATTCCAAGACCACGATATGCCGCTGTCAGAACTCTATATGAGCCGGCGAActcaattccaaatattCTCGATTCCGATGCTTTGGTTCTTTATTTCCCTGCTCCGAACACCGTTACTGGTGAGGACGTCCTCGAATTACATGTTCATGGAGGATCGGCTACAGTCAAAGCAGTTCTAAGCACAATTTCACAATGTACATCGGCTGCGAAAATCCGATATGCCGAACCTGGAGAATTCACACGTCGAGCATTTCAGAATGATAGGCTAGACTTGGCGCAAGTGGAAGCATTGAGTGATACGTTGTCTGCAGAGACAGAGCAACAAAGACGTGCTGCTGTGCGAGGAAATTCTGGGAAGCTTGGTCGTACATATGAAGCATGGCGAGAACAATTGCTATATGCGCGGGGGGAATTAGAggcattgattgatttttccGAGGACCAACATTTCGATGAATCACCAGCAGAGCTATTATCGAATGTTACAGCTCAAGTCGAGACTatgttggaattgattgcCGCACATGAGTCAGCGAGTCATCGGGGAGAATTGCTCAAGAAGGGAATTAGGATTGCTCTACTAGGACCACCTAATGCTGGCAAAAGCTCCCTACTTAATCAAATCGTTGGTAGAGAAGCTTCGATTGTTAGTCAAGAAGCCGGAACTACTCGAGATATTGTGGAGGTTGGTTTAGATATTCGTGGGTACCTTTGCACGTTTGCAGATACAGCCGGTTTGAGAACTCAAGCTTCTCAAATTGGAAGCGGCAATAATGACTCAATAATCGGGgatatagagagagagggtaTTCGAAGAGCAAAATCAAAGGCAAATGAGTCAGACCTTATTGTTGCTCTCGCCAGTATAGAGTGGTCAGATATTCGGAACGGGTGGGAAATTCGCTACGATCAAGAAACATTTGAAATAGCGGCTCGAGCCTCGAAATTCATGATcgttattaataaatctgATTCAGTCACCCCTGAAATACTGTCAGAACTTATAAATGACTTCAAAGAGTCCCAGAAAGGCAAATTCGATCAATATCCCGTCCCATTGATGTCAATTTCATGTAAAGATGCACAAGGATTAACGAATAAAGGAAGTATTGGTCATTTCGTCGACGAAATGGTATCTGTTTTCAGTAATATGACATCTCTTCCGACTGAACTTGTGGATTTGCTCGGTGTTACTGAACGTCAGCGGCAGCTTCTCACAGCCTGCTCAGCTCATTTATTAGACTTTATGAATGAAGCGCAAGAGCATGTCGATCATGACCAAGAAGCGGATATAGTTTTGGCGGCTGAGCATCTAAGATCCGCAGCCAATTGCTTGTCACGAATTACAGGCAGGGGTGAAGCTGGcgatgttgaagaagttctGGGTGTAGTCTTTGAAAA ATTTTGTGTTGGCAAGTAG
- the Bcgyp7 gene encoding Bcgyp7: MTSASGPARPVSPSSFFALSDDEEGDYNTVTYTESGRGVKLLFSKSKVYIHPTPSAKDNIPGYIALLQQKLPPDSRPTSSSSKNAKSKTSASLLLAWLPESSLGDSLNTYVKVDLAEGDSPPKQSYLVPPPPTTTTHSGSIGHYAFAIPVSQIYSLLVRPPSLGWWFGSVIINSRAGDSFPALFFHDSECQSTILQKKKRTKESFDPFGANGEMFWGGDEVLRWLRRYVDIERSGAEPNIYLVEPSAEDKEAFGDKLVTSAPVRRPSSSGARVGSAAGTGSSAYRSAQRDAGMDPVTKFVKEAGWNLMEKFSKVTTFTRRTADSIVENPKVPPQVRRFMKNPEVQTIQEEFDSARIYLARWAMGIAEQSERDKNQRIWTAKDVLEMEETDVGEFELLETEMGSLTMREQRKPVTFGEWNKFFDQRTGRLSVTVDEVKERIFHGGLDPEDGVRKEAWLFLLGVYEWDSSTDERKAVMAALRDEYVKLKGAWWDRLIDLGGEGEEGEWWREQKNRIEKDVHRTDRNIPLYAGEDTPHPDPNSPFADVGTNVHLEQMKDMLLTYNEYNRDLGYVQGMSDLLAPIYAVMQDDAIAFWGFQHFMERMERNFLRDQSGMRSQLLTLDHLVQLMDPKLYLHLQSADSTNFFFFFRMLLVWYKREFAWLDVLHLWEVLWTDYLSQGFHLFIALAILEKHRDVIMTHLQHFDEVLKYVNELSNQIDLESTLVRAEALFRRFQRTVEAIDKKSNFPKPSIRHRGTQSTSQVTEPSSSASASSGTDMGNGTIEGARKDKGKKPTNGELEDMPERPKVISKELRELLSRKVMILPRKVVRREGEGLAKLQK, encoded by the exons ATGACGTCGGCTTCAGGCCCCGCAAGACCGGTATCACCGAGTAGCTTCTTTGCTTTGAGCGACGACGAGGAGGGCGATTATAATACCGTTACATATACTGAATCGGGTAGAGGGGTCAAATTACTATTTTCCAAGAGCAAG GTTTATATTCACCCTACTCCATCTGCGAAAGATAACATACCAGGATACATAGCTCTATTACAACAGAAACTACCACCAGACTCTCGTCctacatcttcttcctctaaAAATGCAAAATCCAAGACCTCCGCTTCCTTACTCCTGGCATGGCTTCCCGAATCATCTCTTGGGGATTCCTTAAATACATATGTGAAGGTCGATCTTGCAGAAGGCGATTCTCCACCAAAACAATCATATCTCGTTCCACCTCCTCCGACTACCACCACCCATTCTGGATCCATCGGCCATTATGCCTTCGCTATACCCGTCTCGCAGATTTATAGCCTTCTCGTACGACCACCAAGCTTGGGATGGTGGTTCGGAAGCGTCATAATAAATTCTCGAGCTGGAGATTCTTTCCCTGCACTATTCTTTCACGACTCAGAATGTCAATCTACCATcttgcagaagaagaagagaacgaAAGAATCATTCGATCCATTTGGTGCCAATGGAGAGATGTTCTGGGGTGGCGACGAGGTGTTAAGGTGGCTGAGACGATATGTTGACATTGAAAGAAGTGGCGCAGAACCCAACATTTACTTGGTGGAACCTTCGGCTGAAGATAAAGAAGCTTTCGGTGACAAATTAGTCACATCTGCGCCGGTGAGAAGACCATCAAGTAGTGGTGCCAGAGTTGGAAGTGCTGCTGGTACGGGTTCGAGTGCATATAGAAGTGCGCAGAGAGATGCCGGGATGGATCCAGTTACAAAGTTTGTAAAAGAAGCAGGATGGAACCTGATGGAGAAGTTCAGTAAGGTTACGACATTCACGAGAAGGACGGCCGATTCAATTGTCGAAAATCCCAAAGTGCCTCCACAGGTTAGGAGATTCATGAAGAACCCGGAAGTTCAAACAATACAAGAGGAGTTTGATAGTGCTAGGATATACTTAGCGCGATGGGCTATGGGTATCGCAGAACAAAGTGAAAGGGATAAAAACCAGAGGATATGGACAGCCAAGGATGTTTTAGAAATGGAGGAAACAGATGTCGGCGAATTCGAGTTATTGGAGACGGAAATGGGTTCTTTGACTATGAGGGAGCAGAGAAAACCCGTAACGTTTGGAGAATGGAACAAGTTTTTCGATCAACGGACTGGAAGATTATCTGTTACGGTAGATGAGGTTAAAGAAAGGATATTTCATGGTGGACTCGACCCAGAGGACGGAGTCAGAAAAGAGGCCTGGTTGTTCTTGCTCGGTGTTTATGAATGGGATTCCTCAACAGATGAGAGAAAAGCTGTGATGGCAGCTTTACGGGATGAGTATGTGAAATTGAAAGGTGCTTGGTGGGATCGTTTAATCGACTTGGGtggtgaaggagaagaaggggagTGGTGGCGAGAACAAAAAAATCGCATAG AGAAAGATGTTCATAGGACTGATCGTAACATTCCATTATATGCTGGAGAAGATACACCACATCCAGACCCGAACTCGCCATTTGCTGATGTGGGTACAAATGTTCATTTGGAGcaaatgaaagatatgcTGCTAACCTACAACGAATATAATCGCGACCTTGGCTATGTACAAGGCATGTCTGATCTTCTTGCTCCAATATATGCAGTCATGCAAGACGATGCTATCGCATTCTGGGGGTTTCAACATTTCATGGAGCGCATGGAACGTAATTTTCTCCGGGATCAATCAGGAATGCGTTCTCAGCTTCTTACCCTCGATCACCTTGTTCAACTCATGGATCCCAAGCTTTATCTCCACCTTCAAAGTGCAGATAGTaccaatttctttttcttcttccgcATGTTACTCGTCTGGTATAAGCGTGAATTTGCATGGTTGGACGTTCTACATCTTTGGGAGGTATTATGGACAGATTACTTGAGTCAGGGGTTCcatcttttcattgctttaGCAATTTTAGAGAAACATAGGGATGTTATCATGACACACTTGCAACATTTCGATGAAGTGTTGAAATATG TTAATGAGCTATCCAATCAGATAGATTTGGAATCTACTCTTGTTCGTGCAGAAGCATTATTCCGTCGATTTCAGAGAACAGTAGAGGCTATTGATAAAAAGTCAAATTTCCCAAAGCCATCTATCAGACACCGTGGCACTCAAAGTACATCACAGGTTACTGAACCATCTAGCTCAGCTAGCGCGTCAAGCGGTACAGATATGGGAAATGGTACAATCGAAGGTGCAAGAAAAGACAAAGGAAAGAAGCCAACCAATGGGGAATTGGAAGACATGCCTGAGAGACCAAAGGTCATTAGCAAGGAGCTTAGAGAATTATTAAGTAGGAAGGTCATGATCTTGCCTAGAAAAGTGGttaggagagaaggagaaggctTGGCCAAGTTACAGAAGTAA